One window of Camelina sativa cultivar DH55 chromosome 4, Cs, whole genome shotgun sequence genomic DNA carries:
- the LOC104784138 gene encoding uncharacterized protein LOC104784138, translated as MIRLCATFKGIVDDDRSKVQFDLNKDPHDTSDGDDVGVDLGKSVAIISRNSHKPTDVVLEKPTNANLGDAAGSKLEDSMVKKGGYFSSKEALQATMEMYAMKYNCDYRITKSDKRWWCIRCIDSACNWRLRAECLQPSTYFKINKFEGNHTCAPSKKKSFCRTLSERTIGHLIKQSYEGVKEGPKPINIINIIHSRYVCELTYHQAWESREYAVNEVRGILEKSYAKIPKYLHMLQEANPGTFTNYEIDFDGRFKYLFISFGQSRRGFYKAMRKVIVVDGTFLKNKYKGVLLVATAVDGNSNLYPIAFGIADSENDCSWKWFFMQLKMVIADEEGLSFVLDRHTSIAKSIGNIYPLAKHGICIHHLISNVITYNKGRGVAGMVAKASKAYRVAEFEKEFARINNISPAIGSYLEEADVRKWARCHFPGYRYDINTNNAAESINAALRSPREYPIIPLLDSIREMMTHWFYESRELSAKQKDPLTVDVG; from the coding sequence atgaTTCGGTTGTGTGCTACGTTCAAAGGAATAGTTGATGATGATAGGAGTAAAGTCCAGTTCGACCTGAATAAGGATCCACATGATAcaagtgatggtgatgatgtggGAGTTGATTTGGGAAAATCAGTAGCAATTATTTCAAGGAATTCACATAAGCCGACTGATGTTGTATTAGAAAAGCCTACTAATGCTAATCTTGGTGATGCTGCTGGTTCaaagttggaagattcaatggtaAAGAAGGGCGGATATTTTAGCAGTAAGGAAGCTTTACAGGCTACTAtggaaatgtatgcaatgaaaTATAACTGCGACTACAGgattacaaaatctgataagAGATGGTGGTGTATACGCTGCATTGATAGTGCTTGTAATTGGAGGCTCCGGGCTGAGTGTTTACAACCAtctacatatttcaaaatcaacaagtttgaGGGTAACCATACATGTgctccttcaaaaaaaaaatcattttgtagGACTCTATCTGAAAGAACAATTGGACATCTCATTAAGCAAAGCTATGAGGGTGTGAAGGAAGGTCCTAAACcgattaatataattaatattattcattCAAGGTACGTCTGCGAGCTAACATATCACCAAGCTTGGGAGTCTCGGGAGTATGCAGTTAACGAAGTTAGAGGAATTCTTGAGAAAAGTTATGCTAAGATACCAAAATACTTGCACATGCTACAAGAAGCGAATCCTGGTACGTTCACGAATTACGAAATTGACTTTGATGGAAGATTCAAATacctatttatttcttttggtcaatcAAGAAGAGGGTTCTACAAGGCAATGCGGAAAGTGATAGTAGTTGATGGaacatttttgaagaataaatacaAAGGAGTTCTACTAGTTGCTACAGCTGTAGATGGTAACTCCAATTTGTATCCAATTGCATTTGGaattgctgattctgagaatgattgtTCATGGAAGtggttttttatgcaacttaagatggttatagctgatgaagaaggtttATCATTTGTGTTAGATAGACATACATCAATTGCTAAATCAATTGGAAACATCTACCCATTGGCTAAACATGGTATTTGCATCCACCACTTGATTAGTAATGTGATAACATATAATAAGGGCAGAGGTGTCGCTGGTATGGTtgcaaaagcatcaaaagcttatagagttgctgagtttgagaaagagtttgCGCGAATTAACAATATTAGTCCTGCTATTGGAAGTTATCTAGAGGAAGCCGATGTGAGAAAATGGGCTCGCTGTCATTTTCCGGGTTATAGATATGACATTAACACCAACAATGCGGCTGAGTCAATCAATGCAGCTTTGAGGTCACCCAGAGAGTATCCAATAATTCCTTTGTTAGACAGCATCAGAGAAATGATGACACACTGGTTTTATGAGAGTAGAGAGTTAAGTGCAAAGCAAAAAGATCCTTTAACTGTTGATGTGGGGtaa
- the LOC104784139 gene encoding uncharacterized protein LOC104784139, whose product MDPKCKFPTADEIDKLICAEIPDKEKDPELYNIISECMIHGPCGSANPSSPCMEEGSCSKLYPKQNVKTTNIDKEGYPVYRRRKDGHFIEKNSFKCDNRYVVPYNQTLSLKYHAHIYVEWCNQTVTEEGHKNLQNENTPSSKDEIQDYFDGRYVSACEAMWRILAYPIHYRQTAVLPLTFHEEGKQPIYYREGESAQNVMDHDSLDESQFLALFQLNKRDEEARKLLYEEIPSKFIWYGEEKYFFRRKTRTFAIWRINYVPPTIDDAYHLRILLNSIRGPTSFDHIKTMNGVVHKTYREACYALGLLDDDKEYIEGIKEAHFMCSPKFVRKMFVRMLLLAVLSTPHIV is encoded by the exons ATGGATCCTAAATGTAAGTTCCCTACTGCAGACGAAATTGACAAGTTGATTTGTGCTGAAATTCCAGACAAGGAAAAAGATCCAGAACTCTACAATATAATATCAGAATGTATGATTCATGGTCCATGTGGTAGTGCTAACCCATCATCTCCTTGCATGGAAGAAGGTAGTTGTTCAAAACTTTACCCAAAACAGAATGTTAAAACCACCAACATTGACAAGGAAGGTTACCCggtttatagaagaagaaaggatGGGCATTTTATCGAGAAGAATAGTTTCAAATGTGATAACCGATATGTTGTCCCTTACAATCAGACTTTGTCGCTTAAATATCATGCTCATATTTATGTGGAGTGGTGCAACCAAACAG ttactgaAGAAGGTCACAAGAATCTCCAAAATGAAAATACTCCATCATCGAAAGACGAAATACAAGATTACTTTGATGGCAG ATATGTATCTGCATGTGAAGCTATGTGGAGGATTTTAGCTTACCCAATACATTATAGGCAAACCGCTGTTTTGCCACTCACTTTCCATGAGGAAGGCAAACAACCTATTTATTACCGAGAAGGTGAGTCTGCACAGAATGTCATGGATCATGACTCTCTTGATGAATCTCAGTTTCTTGCTTTATTTCAACTTAATAAGCGTGATGAAGAAGCTAGAAAGTTATTATACGAAGAAATACCAAGCAAGTTTATTTGGTATGGggaggagaaatattttttcaggAGAAAAACAAGAACATTTGCTATATGGAGAATTAACTATGTGCCTCCAACCATAGATGATGCATATCATTTGAGGATACTTCTCAATTCCATCAGAGGTCCTACCAGTTTTGATCACATTAAAACTATGAATGGTGTCGTACACAAAACGTATCGTGAAGCATGTTACGCTCTTGGGTTGTTAGATGATGACAAAGAATATATTGAAGGTATCAAAGAAGCACATTTCATGTGTTCTCCAAAGTTCGTTCGTAAAATGTTTGTCAGGATGCTTCTCTTAGCTGTTTTAAGTACTCCTCATATTGTATAG
- the LOC104784140 gene encoding ATP-dependent DNA helicase PIF2-like, with protein MLTEEQKKIYDEIIDYVFEDKGGVFFLYGFGGTGKTFLWKVLSAAVRIRGEIVLNTASSGITSLLLEGGRTAHSRFGIPLEVHETSMCRMSRSFDLGELVQEAKLIIWDEAPMMSKYCFETLDRSLKDIMRDPEDKPFGGKVIIFGGDFRQILPVIVGAGREQIVNSSLNSSYLWNHCKVLRLTRNMRLLQNITPNEAMEIEEFSKWILDVGKGRLNEPNNGVVDVDIPEELLITEVNSPIESIINVVYGRNPRYAAS; from the exons ATGCTTACAGAAGagcagaagaagatatatgaTGAGATCATAGACTATGTTTTCGAAGATAAAGGTggagtatttttcttatatggttTTGGTGGAACTGGTAAAACATTCCTTTGGAAAGTTTTATCTGCAGCTGTAAGGATCAGAGGAGAAATAGTGTTGAATACTGCATCTAGCGGTATAACCTCTCTTTTGTTAGAAGGTGGCAGAACAGCTCATTCAAGGTTTGGCATTCCTCTTGAAGTTCATGAAACGTCAATGTGTAGAATGTCAAGGTCTTTTGATCTAGGTGAATTAGTCCAAGAAGCGAAGTTGATAATCTGGGATGAAGCTCCGATGATGAGTAAATACTGTTTTGAGACTTTAGATAGAAGTTTGAAAGATATAATGCGTGATCCAGAAGATAAACCTTTTGGGGGTAAGGTCATTATTTTTGGTGGTGATTTCCGTCAGATACTTCCTGTTATTGTTGGTGCCGGTCGAGAGCAAATAGTTAACTCATCGCTCAACTCATCTTACCTTTGGAATCATTGTAAAGTTTTAAGGCTAACAAGAAATATGAGGTTGCTGCAAAACATAACTCCAAATGAAGCCATGGAGATTGAAGAGTTCTCGAAATGGATTCTTGATGTTGGAAAAGGAAGACTTAATGAGCCAAATAATGGAGTTGTTGATGTTGACATCCCAGAAGAATTGCTTATCACAGAAGTAAACTCTCCAATTGAATCGATCATTAATGTAGTATATG GTAGGAACCCGCGCTACGCTGcgagttag
- the LOC104781715 gene encoding putative metal tolerance protein C3 encodes MEVNCPETPLLSSNDHEAVDHKPKLTGMVSSMKSNFFTDLPQKLRSKIDPENPFHLDVSKAVGLKGDEKEYYQRQLATIKSFEEVESFIARSDEYIIDEKEEEEDRAERAAQELAMQISNWANIFLLALKIYATVKSGSIAIAASTLDSLLDLMAGGILWFTHLSMKNVNIYKYPIGKLRVQPVGIIIFAAVMTTLGFQVLLVAAEQLISNEPSDKMNHDQLVWLYSIMLSATAIKIVLWIYCKSSRNHIVRAYAKDHHFDVVTNVLGLVAAVLANAFYWWLDPSGAILLAIYTIVNWSGTVMENAVSLIGQSAPPEVLQKLTYLVLRQGGDNIKHVDTVRAYTFGVLYFVEVDIELPEDLPLKEAHAIGETLQIKLEELPEVERAFVHLDFECHHKPEHSVLSTIPNDL; translated from the exons ATGGAAGTCAACTGTCCGGAAACGCCGTTGCTTTCGTCAAACGATCATGAGGCTGTTGATCACAAACCGAAGTTAACCGGTATGGTTTCTTCTATGAAATCCAATTTCTTCACGGATTTGCCTCAAAAACTTCGATCCAAAATCGATCCGGAGAACCCTTTTCACCTTGATGTCTCCAAAGCCGTAGGCCTCAAAGGAG ATGAAAAGGAGTACTACCAAAGACAATTGGCAACAATTAAATCCTTTGAAGAAGTAGAAAGTTTCATAGCTCGATCAGATGAGTACATCAtcgatgaaaaagaagaagaagaagatcgagcTGAGAGAGCTGCACAAGAGCTTGCCATGCAAATCTCCAATTGGGCTAACATCTTTTTACTTGCTCTCAAG ATATATGCTACGGTAAAGAGTGGATCCATAGCGATTGCAGCATCGACTCTCGACTCTTTGCTTGACCTTATGGCAGGAGGAATACTATGGTTCACACATTTGTCAATGAAGAACGTCAATATCTACAAATATCCCATAGGGAAGCTTAGGGTGCAACCCGTTGGAATCATCATTTTCGCAGCTGTTATGACTACTCttg GGTTCCAAGTGCTGCTTGTGGCAGCTGAGCAATTGATTTCAAATGAACCTTCAGATAAAATGAATCATGACCAACTGGTTTGGTTATATTCAATCATGCTGAGTGCAACCGCTATCAAAATCGTCTTATGGATCTACTGCAAAAGCTCGAGAAATCATATTGTTCGTGCATACGCAAAG GATCATCACTTTGATGTGGTGACAAATGTTCTTGGATTGGTCGCCGCCGTTCTTGCTAATGCCTTTTATTGGTGGCTTGATCCATCTGGTGCTATTCTCTTAGCCATCTACACTATTGTCAACTGGTCCGGGACGGTTATGGAAAATGCAg tttCATTGATCGGACAATCAGCTCCTCCGGAAGTACTACAAAAATTGACGTACCTAGTGTTGCGACAAGGCGGGGATAACATCAAACATGTGGACACTGTCCGTGCATATACCTTTGgtgttctttattttgttgaG GTGGATATAGAACTGCCAGAGGATTTGCCATTGAAAGAAGCTCATGCAATTGGTGAGACATTGCAAATAAAGCTCGAAGAACTTCCAGAGGTGGAAAGAGCTTTTGTTCATCTGGATTTCGAGTGCCATCACAAGCCTGAACACTCTGTACTTTCAACAATCCCCAACGATTTATAa
- the LOC104784141 gene encoding uncharacterized protein LOC104784141, with product MLDKAWVHLCRADPGYKSGAWKFVRDVSAALGDIEMIICPCKDCRNVVRQLNSVVVEHLVIRGMDEAYKVHSDWYHHGDVKSVDEFQSKPTQWNEEVFELYKAAEFFDQELAFRGDLADQPVGDLSEIAEGEDQQEDEFLAKIRDAETPLYPSCSNHSKLSAIVTLFRIKTHNGWSDKSFNELLQTLPSMLPDGNVFHTSLYDVKKFLKSFHMGYEKIDACVNDCCLFRKKLKKLDKCPKCNASRWKTNKRTNEVKKGVPQKVLRYFPIIPRLKRMFRSEDMAKDLRWHYTNKSTDGKLRHPVDSVTWAQMNEKYPSFAAEERNIRLGLSTDGFNPFNMKNSNYSSWPVLLVNYNLPPHLCMKKENIMLTLLIPGPQQPGNNIDVYLEPLIEDLNHLWKNGELTYDAFSKSTFTLKAMLLWTISDFPAYGNLAGCKVKGNMSTCVIEKVWLQHTDIGKRRLGLMEKLSIGESQEF from the exons atgttggacaaggcatgggtgCATCTATGCAG AGCTGATCCTGGTTATAAAAGTGGAGCTTGGAAATTTGTAAGGGATGTGTCTGCGGCTTTAGGTGACATAGAAATGATAATATGTCCTTGTAAAGACTGTCGTAATGTAGTACGACAGTTAAACAGTGTTGTGGTTGAGCATCTTGTAATAAGAGGGATGGATGAGGCATACAAGGTGCATAgtgattggtatcatcatggagatGTGAAGTCAGTAGATGAATTTCAAAGTAAACCAACTCAGTGGAATGAggaagtttttgagttatataaagcTGCTGAATTTTTTGATCAAGAGTTGGCTTTTAGAGGTGACTTAGCTGACCAACCTGTGGGCGACTTAAGTGAGATTGCAGAGGGTGAGGACCAACAAGAGGATGAGTTCCTTGCAAAGATCCGGGATGCTGAAACCCCACTATACCCTAGCTGTTCAAACCACAGCAAGTTATCGGCTATTGTGACTTTGTTTAGGATTAAGACACATAATGGCTGGTCGGATAAGAGCTTCAATGAACTGCTTCAGACATTGCCAAGCATGTTGCCAGATGGTAATGTCTTTCACACATCATTGTATGAtgtcaagaaatttttaaagagcTTTCATATGGGATATGAAAAGATCGACGCATGTGTTAATGATTGCTGCCTCTTcagaaagaagttaaagaagctTGATAAATGTCCCAAATGTAATGCTTCACGGTGGAAGACTAATAAGCGGACTAATGAGGTAAAGAAAGGTGTCCCACAGAAAGtattaagatattttccaaTTATACCAAGGCTGAAGAGAATGTTCAGATCAGAGGACATGGCTAAGGACTTACGGTGGCATTACACTAACAAGAGCACTGATGGAAAACTTCGACATCCAGTAGATTCTGTTACATGGGCTCAGATGAATGAGAAGTATCCTTCATTTGCAGCTGAAGAAAGGAACATACGGCTTGGGCTGTCCACAGATGGATTTAATCCATTCAACATGAAGAATAGTAATTATAGTAGCTGGCCTGTGCTATTGGTAAACTACAATTTGCCTCCTCACCTTtgtatgaagaaggagaatataATGTTGACATTATTGATTCCTGGTCCACAACAACCAGGTAATAATATTGATGTCTACCTAGAACCTCTTATTGAGGATTTGAATCATCTGTGGAAGAATGGAGAGCTAACGTATGATGCTTTTAGTAAAAGTACATTTACTCTAAAGGCAATGCTTCTCTGGACCATTAGTGATTTTCCTGCGTATGGAAATCTTGCTGGTTGTAAAGTAAAAG GAAACATGTCTACATGTGTCATAGAAAAGGTTTGGCTCCAACACACAGATATAGGGAAAAGAAGACTTGGTTTGATGGAAAAGTTGAGCATAGGAGAAAGTCAAGAATTTTAA